The Pseudomonas pergaminensis nucleotide sequence CGCAACGGCTTGTCAGCATCACGGCGGCGCTTGCGCTCGCTGTGGTAAGCCAAACCGGTACCGGCTGGGATCAGACGACCCACAACCACGTTTTCTTTCAGGCCGCGCAGGTAATCGCGCTTGCCGGTTACCGCTGCTTCGGTCAGAACACGAGTGGTCTCCTGGAAGGAGGCCGCCGAGATGAACGACTCAGTGGACAGCGACGCCTTGGTGATACCCAGCAGTACGCGAGTGAACTTGGAGACAAATTTGTCTTCCGCGCCCAGACGCTCGTTCTCTACCAGTACGTGAGTCAGTTCCATCTGGTCGCCCTTGATGAAACTGGAATCGCCGGATTCAGCGATCTCAACTTTACGCAGCATCTGACGCAGGATGGTCTCGATGTGCTTATCGTTGATCTTCACGCCTTGCAGGCGGTAAACGTCCTGGATCTCGTTAACGATGTACTTGGCCAGCGCACTCACACCCAGCAGGCGCAGGATGTCGTGTGGATCGCTCGGGCCGTCGGAGATGACTTCGCCGCGGTTTACCTGTTCGCCTTCAAACACGTTCAGGTGACGCCACTTCGGAATCAGCTCTTCATACGGATCGCTACCGTCGTTCGGAGTAATGACCAGACGGCGCTTGCCCTTGGTCTCTTTACCGAACGCGATGGTGCCGCTGACTTCAGCCAGAATCGACGCTTCTTTCGGACGACGAGCTTCGAACAAGTCAGCAACACGCGGCAGACCACCGGTGATGTCACGGGTTTTCGAAGTTTCTTGCGGGATACGCGCGATAACATCACCGATCGCGATCTTCGCACCGTCCGCTACACCGACCAGGGCGTTGGCTGGCAGGAAGTACTGAGCGATTACGTCAGTGCCTGGCAGCAACAGATCCTTGCCGTTGTCATCGACCATCTTCACGGCAGGACGGATGTCTTTACCGGCAGCTGGGCGATCTTTAGCGTCGAGTACCTCAATGTTGGTCATACCGGTCAATTCGTCAGTCTGACGCTTGATCGTGATGCCTTCTTCCATGCCCACGTAGGTCACGGTACCTTTCATTTCGGTAACGATTGGGTGAGTGTGCGGATCCCACTTGGCCACGATTGCGCCAGCGTCGACCTTGTCACCTTCTTTAACCGAAATCACAGCACCGTACGGCAGCTTGTAACGCTCACGCTCACGACCGTAGTCATCAGCGATTGCCAGCTCACCGGAACGGGACACAGCAACCAGGTGGCCATCCACTCGCTCTACGTGCTTCAGGTTGTGCAAGCGGACGGTACCGCCATTCTTCACCTGAACGCTGTCAGCTGCGGAGGTCCGGCTTGCCGCACCACCGATGTGGAACGTACGCATGGTCAGCTGGGTACCCGGCTCACCGATGGACTGGGCAGCGATAACGCCGACCGCTTCACCGATGTTCACCTGGTGACCACGAGCCAAGTCACGGCCGTAGCACTTGGCGCAAATGCCGTAGCGGGTTTCGCAGCTGATCGGCGAGCGAACGATCACTTCGTCGATGCTGTTGAGTTCGATGAACTCGACCCACTTCTCATCTACCAGGGTGCCGGCAGGAACGATAACTTCCTCGGTACCTGGCTTGAATACGTCACGGGCAATAACACGACCCAATACGCGCTCACCCAGCGGCTCTACAACGTCACCGCCTTCAATGTGCGGAGTCATCAGCAAGCCATGCTCGGTGCCGCAATCGATCTCGGTTACGACCAGATCTTGCGCAACGTCTACGAGACGACGAGTCAGGTAACCGGAGTTCGCGGTTTTCAACGCGGTATCCGCCAGACCTTTACGAGCACCGTGAGTCGAGATGAAGTACTGAAGTACGCTCAAACCTTCACGGAAGTTCGCAGTAATCGGCGTTTCGATGATGGAACCGTCCGGCTTGGCCATCAGGCCACGCATACCGGCGAGCTGACGGATCTGCGCAGCAGAACCCCGTGCGCCCGAGTCGGCCATCATGTACATCGAGTTGAAGGACTCTTGGTCAACTTCGTCGCCGTGACGGTCGATGACTTTCTCTTTCGAGAGGTTGGCCATCATCGCCTTGGAAACTTCGTCGTTCGCCTTGGACCAAAGGTCGATTACCTTGTTGTACTTCTCGCCCTGGGTTACCAGGCCGGAGGCGTACTGGCTTTCGATCTCTTTCACTTCATCAGTAGCAGCACTGATGATGCGGGCCTTTTCATCCGGGATAACGAAGTCGTTAACACCGATGGAAACGCCGGAAATGGTCGAGTAAGCAAAACCGGTGTACATCAACTGGTCAGCGAAGATCACGGTCTCTTTCAAACCAACCACGCGGTAGCACTGGTTGATCAGCTTGGAGATCGCCTTCTTCTTCATCGGCAGGTTGACGACATCGTACGACAGACCTTTTGGCACAACCTGGTACAACAACGCACGGCCAACAGTGGTGTCGACGATACGAGTGTTGCTCACGCTGCCGCCGTCACGGTCGTTGACGGTTTCGTTGATCCGCACTTTGACCTTGGCGTGCAGTGCGGCTTCGCCGGCACGGAACACACGGTCAACTTCTTGCAGGTCAGCGAACACACGACCTTCGCCTTTGGCGTTGATCGCTTCACGCGTCATGTAGTACAGACCCAATACAACGTCCTGCGACGGAACGATGATTGGCTCACCGTTGGCTGGCGACAGAATGTTGTTGGTCGACATCATCAACGCGCGCGCTTCCAACTGGGCTTCCAGTGTCAGCGGTACGTGCACGGCCATTTGGTCGCCGTCGAAGTCGGCGTTGTACGCAGCACAGACCAGCGGGTGCAGCTGGATAGCCTTACCTTCGATCAGTACCGGTTCAAACGCCTGGATACCCAGACGGTGAAGGGTCGGTGCACGGTTGAGGAGAACCGGGTGTTCGCGGATCACTTCAGCGAGAACGTCCCAAACCTCTGGCAGTTCGCGCTCGACCATTTTCTTGGCCGCTTTGATGGTGGTCGCGAGACCGCGCATTTCGAGCTTGCCGAAGATGAATGGTTTGAACAGCTCCAGTGCCATCTTCTTAGGCAGACCGCACTGGTGCAGACGCAGGGTCGGGCCTACGGTAATTACCGAACGACCGGAGTAGTCAACACGCTTACCGAGCAAGTTCTGACGGAAACGACCTTGCTTACCCTTGATCATGTCAGCCAAGGATTTCAGAGGACGCTTGTTGGAACCGGTGATAGCGCGGCCACGACGACCGTTGTCGAGCAAGGCATCGACAGCTTCTTGCAACATACGCTTTTCGTTGCGCACGATGATGTCCGGAGCGGACAGATCAAGCAGGCGCTTCAAGCGGTTGTTACGGTTGATCACGCGACGGTACAGGTCGTTGAGGTCGGAAGTCGCGAAACGACCGCCATCCAACGGTACCAGCGGACGCAGGTCTGGCGGCAGAACCGGCAGAACAGTCAGCACCATCCACTCTGGCAAGTTGCCGGAACCCTGGAAGGCTTCCATCAACTTCAGACGCTTGGACAGCTTCTTGATCTTGGTTTCGGAGTTGGTTTGCGGAATTTCTTCACGCAGGCGGCCAATCTCGTGCTCCAGATCGATAGCGTGCAGCAGTTCGCGGACAGCTTCGGCACCCATGCGGGCATCGAAATCGTCGCCAAACTCTTCCAGCGCTTCGAAGTACTGCTCGTCGTTCAGCAGCTGACCCTTTTCAAGGGTAGTCATGCCTGGATCGATAACGACATAGCTCTCGAAGTAGAGAACGCGTTCGATATCACGCAGGGTCATGTCCATCAGCAAGCCGATACGGGACGGCAGCGATTTCAGGAACCAGATGTGGGCAACTGGCGAAGCCAGTTCGATGTGCGCCATGCGCTCACGACGAACCTTGGCCAGTGCAACTTCAACGCCGCACTTCTCGCAAATCACACCACGGTGCTTCAAGCGCTTGTACTTACCGCACAGGCACTCGTAATCCTTTACCGGGCCAAAGATTTTGGCGCAGAACAGGCCGTCACGTTCAGGTTTGAACGTACGGTAGTTAATGGTTTCCGGCTTTTTAACTTCACCGAACGACCACGAACGGATCATCTCAGGCGATGCCAATCCAATACGGATGGCGTCGAACTCTTCGACTTGACCCTGGTTTTTCAGCAAATTCAGTAGGTCTTTCAAGGCCTTTCCTCCTGGCGGAGCAGAGAGCGGGCTAAACGGCCCCGCTCTCGATTCGCGTCACGTGTTATTCGGTTTCCAGATCGATATCGATGCCGAGGGAACGAATTTCTTTGATCAACACGTTGAAGGACTCGGGCATGCCCGGCTCCATACGGTGATCGCCGTCCACGATGTTTTTGTACATCTTGGTCCGACCGTTCACATCGTCCGACTTCACTGTGAGCATTTCTTGCAGAGTGTAAGCAGCACCGTATGCTTCCAGTGCCCAGACCTCCATCTCCCCGAAACGCTGACCACCGAACTGAGCCTTACCACCCAGCGGCTGCTGGGTAACCAGGCTGTACGAACCGGTAGAACGAGCGTGCATCTTGTCGTCTACCAAGTGGTTCAGCTTCAGCATGTACATGTAGCCAACAGTAACCGGGCGCTCGAACTTGTTGCCGGTACGGCCGTCGAACAGCTGCATCTGGCCGCTTTCTGGCAGGTCTGCCAGTTTCAGCATGGCCTTGATTTCGCTTTCCTTGGCACCGTCGAACACCGGGGTAGCCATTGGAACACCGCCGCGCAGGTTCTTCGCCAGATCCAGGATTTCCTGGTCGGAGAAAGTGTCCAGCTCTTCGTTGCGACCGCCGATCTCGTTGTAGATCTCGTGCAGGAACTTACGCAGGTCTGCGACCTTACGCTGCTCTTCAATCATACGGTTGATCTTCTCACCCAGACCTTTGGCTGCGAGGCCCAGGTGAGTTTCGAGGATCTGACCAACGTTCATACGCGATGGTACGCCCAATGGGTTGAGGACGACGTCGACCGGGGTGCCATTGGCATCGTGCGGCATGTCTTCAACCGGCATGATCACGGAGACCACACCTTTGTTACCGTGACGACCGGCCATCTTGTCGCCCGGTTGGATGCGACGACGGATTGCCAGGTAAACCTTGACGATTTTCAGCACGCCTGGAGCCAGGTCATCGCCCTGCTGCAGTTTGCGCTTCTTGTCTTCGAACTTGTCGTCCAGCAGACGGCGGCGATCAACGATGTAGGCCTGGGCCTTCTCGAGCTGCTCGTTCAGAGCATCTTCAGCCATGCGCAGTTTGAACCACTGGCCGTGCTCAAGACCGTCGAGGACTTCGTCGGTGATGTCCTGACCTTTCTTCAGACCTGCACCGCCTTCGGCCTTGTGGCCTACCAGGGCGGAACGCAGACGTTCGAAGGTCGCGCCTTCAACGATACGGAACTCTTCGTTCAGGTCCTTGCGGATCTCGTCGAGTTGGGTCTTCTCGATGGACAGTGCACGAGCATCACGCTCAACGCCGTCACGGGTGAAGACCTGTACGTCGATGACAGTACCTTTGGTACCGGTAGGTACACGCAGGGAGGTGTCTTTAACGTCGCTGGCTTTTTCACCGAAGATGGCACGCAACAGCTTCTCTTCCGGAGTCAGTTGGGTCTCGCCTTTCGGAGTGACCTTACCGACCAGGATGTCGCCTGCACCTACTTCAGCACCTACGTAAACGATACCGGCTTCGTCCAGTTTGTTCAGTGCAGCTTCACCCACGTTCGGGATGTCTGCAGTGATTTCCTCTGGCCCAAGCTTGGTGTCACGGGCCACACAGGTCAGTTCCTGAATGTGGATCGTGGTGAAACGGTCTTCTTGAACAACACGCTCGGACAGGCAGATGGAGTCTTCGAAGTTGAAGCCGTTCCATGCCATGAACGCGATGCGCATGTTCTGACCCAGTGCCAGTTCACCCATGTCGGTGGACGGGCCGTCGGCCATGATGTCGCTACGCTGAACGCGATCACCCTTGCTCACCAGCGGACGCTGGTTGATGCAGGTGTTCTGGTTCGAGCGGGTGTATTTGGTCAGGTTGTAGATGTCAACACCGGCTTCGCCAGTTTCAACTTCGTCATCGGCAACACGAACCACGATACGGCTGGCATCAACAGAGTCGATCACGCCGCCACGACGAGCCACGACGCAAACGCCGGAGTCACGGGCTACGTTACGCTCCATGCCCGTACCTACCAGCGGCTTGTCGGCACGCAGAGTGGGTACAGCTTGACGCTGCATGTTGGAACCCATCAACGCACGGTTGGCGTCATCGTGCTCCAGGAACGGGATCAGCGACGCTGCAACCGAAACTACCTGCTTCGGCGAAACGTCCATCAAGGTGACGTCTTCCGGCGCCTTGACGGTGAACTCGTTCAAGTGACGAACAGCTACCAGCTCGTCGATCAGGACTTTCTTGTCGTTCATCGTGGCCGAAGCCTGAGCGATCACGTGATCGGCTTCTTCGATGGCGGACAGGAACACGATCTCGTCGGTGACCAGAGCGTCTTTCACCACGCGGTACGGGCTTTCGAGGAAGCCGTACTGGTTGGTGCGCGCATAAGCAGCCAGGGAGTTGATCAGACCGATGTTCGGACCTTCCGGCGTTTCGATCGGGCAAACACGACCGTAGTGCGTCGGGTGTACGTCACGAACTTCAAAGCCAGCACGCTCACGGGTCAGACCGCCCGGGCCCAGTGCAGATACACGGCGCTTGTGGGTGATCTCGGAGAGCGGGTTGTTCTGGTCCATGAACTGGGAAAGCTGGCTGGAACCGAAGAACTCTTTCACCGCCGCAGCCACTGGCTTGGCGTTGATCAGGTCTTGCGGCATCAGGCCTTCGCTTTCAGCCATCGACAGACGCTCTTTGACCGCACGCTCAACACGTACCAGGCCAACGCGGAACTGGTTCTCGGCCATCTCGCCTACGCAGCGAACACGACGGTTACCCAGGTGGTCGATGTCATCGACGATGCCTTTACCGTTACGGATGTCGACGAGGGTCTTCAGTACCGCGACGATGTCTTCCTTGCACAGCACGCCCGAACCTTCGATCTCGGTACGACCGATACGACGGTTGAACTTCATCCGGCCGACCGCAGACAGGTCATAGCGCTCAGGACTGAAGAACAGGTTGTTGAACAGGGTCTCGGCAGCGTCTTTGGTTGGTGGCTCACCAGGACGCATCATGCGATAGATCTCGACCAGCGCTTCCAATTGGTTGCTGGTGGAGTCGATCTTCAGCGTGTCGGAGATGAACGGACCGCAGTCGATGTCGTTGGTGTACAGGGTCTCGATGCGAACAACCTGAGCCTTGGCGATTTTGGCCAGGATCTCGGTGTTCAGCTCGGTGTTGCACTCAGCCAGGATTT carries:
- the rpoC gene encoding DNA-directed RNA polymerase subunit beta'; this encodes MKDLLNLLKNQGQVEEFDAIRIGLASPEMIRSWSFGEVKKPETINYRTFKPERDGLFCAKIFGPVKDYECLCGKYKRLKHRGVICEKCGVEVALAKVRRERMAHIELASPVAHIWFLKSLPSRIGLLMDMTLRDIERVLYFESYVVIDPGMTTLEKGQLLNDEQYFEALEEFGDDFDARMGAEAVRELLHAIDLEHEIGRLREEIPQTNSETKIKKLSKRLKLMEAFQGSGNLPEWMVLTVLPVLPPDLRPLVPLDGGRFATSDLNDLYRRVINRNNRLKRLLDLSAPDIIVRNEKRMLQEAVDALLDNGRRGRAITGSNKRPLKSLADMIKGKQGRFRQNLLGKRVDYSGRSVITVGPTLRLHQCGLPKKMALELFKPFIFGKLEMRGLATTIKAAKKMVERELPEVWDVLAEVIREHPVLLNRAPTLHRLGIQAFEPVLIEGKAIQLHPLVCAAYNADFDGDQMAVHVPLTLEAQLEARALMMSTNNILSPANGEPIIVPSQDVVLGLYYMTREAINAKGEGRVFADLQEVDRVFRAGEAALHAKVKVRINETVNDRDGGSVSNTRIVDTTVGRALLYQVVPKGLSYDVVNLPMKKKAISKLINQCYRVVGLKETVIFADQLMYTGFAYSTISGVSIGVNDFVIPDEKARIISAATDEVKEIESQYASGLVTQGEKYNKVIDLWSKANDEVSKAMMANLSKEKVIDRHGDEVDQESFNSMYMMADSGARGSAAQIRQLAGMRGLMAKPDGSIIETPITANFREGLSVLQYFISTHGARKGLADTALKTANSGYLTRRLVDVAQDLVVTEIDCGTEHGLLMTPHIEGGDVVEPLGERVLGRVIARDVFKPGTEEVIVPAGTLVDEKWVEFIELNSIDEVIVRSPISCETRYGICAKCYGRDLARGHQVNIGEAVGVIAAQSIGEPGTQLTMRTFHIGGAASRTSAADSVQVKNGGTVRLHNLKHVERVDGHLVAVSRSGELAIADDYGRERERYKLPYGAVISVKEGDKVDAGAIVAKWDPHTHPIVTEMKGTVTYVGMEEGITIKRQTDELTGMTNIEVLDAKDRPAAGKDIRPAVKMVDDNGKDLLLPGTDVIAQYFLPANALVGVADGAKIAIGDVIARIPQETSKTRDITGGLPRVADLFEARRPKEASILAEVSGTIAFGKETKGKRRLVITPNDGSDPYEELIPKWRHLNVFEGEQVNRGEVISDGPSDPHDILRLLGVSALAKYIVNEIQDVYRLQGVKINDKHIETILRQMLRKVEIAESGDSSFIKGDQMELTHVLVENERLGAEDKFVSKFTRVLLGITKASLSTESFISAASFQETTRVLTEAAVTGKRDYLRGLKENVVVGRLIPAGTGLAYHSERKRRRDADKPLRVSASEVEAALTEALNSSGN
- the rpoB gene encoding DNA-directed RNA polymerase subunit beta, whose amino-acid sequence is MAYSYTEKKRIRKDFSKLPDVMDVPYLLAIQLDSYREFLQAGATKDQFRDVGLHAAFKSVFPIISYSGNAALEYVGYRLGEPAFDVKECVLRGVTYAVPLRVKVRLIIFDKESSNKAIKDIKEQEVYMGEIPLMTENGTFVINGTERVIVSQLHRSPGVFFDHDRGKTHSSGKLLYSARIIPYRGSWLDFEFDPKDCVFVRIDRRRKLPASVLLRALGYTTEQVLDAFYTTNVFSLKDETLKLELIASRLRGEIAVLDIQDEKGKVIVEAGRRITARHINQIEKAGITELEVPLDYVLGRTTAKVIVHPATGEILAECNTELNTEILAKIAKAQVVRIETLYTNDIDCGPFISDTLKIDSTSNQLEALVEIYRMMRPGEPPTKDAAETLFNNLFFSPERYDLSAVGRMKFNRRIGRTEIEGSGVLCKEDIVAVLKTLVDIRNGKGIVDDIDHLGNRRVRCVGEMAENQFRVGLVRVERAVKERLSMAESEGLMPQDLINAKPVAAAVKEFFGSSQLSQFMDQNNPLSEITHKRRVSALGPGGLTRERAGFEVRDVHPTHYGRVCPIETPEGPNIGLINSLAAYARTNQYGFLESPYRVVKDALVTDEIVFLSAIEEADHVIAQASATMNDKKVLIDELVAVRHLNEFTVKAPEDVTLMDVSPKQVVSVAASLIPFLEHDDANRALMGSNMQRQAVPTLRADKPLVGTGMERNVARDSGVCVVARRGGVIDSVDASRIVVRVADDEVETGEAGVDIYNLTKYTRSNQNTCINQRPLVSKGDRVQRSDIMADGPSTDMGELALGQNMRIAFMAWNGFNFEDSICLSERVVQEDRFTTIHIQELTCVARDTKLGPEEITADIPNVGEAALNKLDEAGIVYVGAEVGAGDILVGKVTPKGETQLTPEEKLLRAIFGEKASDVKDTSLRVPTGTKGTVIDVQVFTRDGVERDARALSIEKTQLDEIRKDLNEEFRIVEGATFERLRSALVGHKAEGGAGLKKGQDITDEVLDGLEHGQWFKLRMAEDALNEQLEKAQAYIVDRRRLLDDKFEDKKRKLQQGDDLAPGVLKIVKVYLAIRRRIQPGDKMAGRHGNKGVVSVIMPVEDMPHDANGTPVDVVLNPLGVPSRMNVGQILETHLGLAAKGLGEKINRMIEEQRKVADLRKFLHEIYNEIGGRNEELDTFSDQEILDLAKNLRGGVPMATPVFDGAKESEIKAMLKLADLPESGQMQLFDGRTGNKFERPVTVGYMYMLKLNHLVDDKMHARSTGSYSLVTQQPLGGKAQFGGQRFGEMEVWALEAYGAAYTLQEMLTVKSDDVNGRTKMYKNIVDGDHRMEPGMPESFNVLIKEIRSLGIDIDLETE